In Scatophagus argus isolate fScaArg1 chromosome 5, fScaArg1.pri, whole genome shotgun sequence, a genomic segment contains:
- the LOC124059948 gene encoding P2X purinoceptor 5-like isoform X3, with the protein MEECPENPQNTIPTVKDGGGSIIMLWGCFSAQGTGKLGEALLFVVTNFLETPNQKLGYCAENLNVLGGRCGDDEDCKEGKIVELGHGIMSGRCLRKDENSTGSCEIYSWCPTERRFTPQKSMLTNAENFTIYIKNFISFPKFTFSKSNVLETTDRSYLKKCRYDEKLHPYCPIFRLGDITRRAGYKFQDMNTYGASIGIMIEWNCDLDKSYSECNPQYHFIRMDIISNKTVAMGFNFRHTRYFRNAAGEMYRTLFKVYGIRFNIMVHGKAGKFSIIPTAISVASGLALMGAQGAFVCDIVLLYLLKKSNSYRNMKFEGFRNNKKSASEDNGVEDRTENENLSL; encoded by the exons ATGGAAGAGTGTCCAGAAAACCCCCAGAACACCATCCCCACAGTGAAagatggtggtggcagcatcatcatgctgtggggatgtttttcagcacaAGGGACTGGGAAACTG GGTGAAGCTCTTCTGTTTGTGGTAACCAATTTCTTAGAGACGCCAAACCAGAAGCTGGGATACTGTGCTGAG AACCTCAATGTGCTGGGAGGCCGCTGTGGAGATGACGAGGACTGTAAAGAAGGAAAGATAGTAGAGCTTGGTCATG GAATTATGAGTGGCCGATGCTTAAGGAAAGATGAAAACTCCACTGGTAGCTGTGAAATCTACAGCTGGTGTCCCACTGAAAGAAGGTTCACACCACA gaaatctATGCTGACGAATGCTGAAAACTTCACCATCTACATCAAGAATTTTATCTCTTTTCCCAAATTCACATTCTCAAA GTCTAATGTTCTTGAAACGACTGACCGCTCCTATTTGAAGAAATGCCGATACGATGAGAAGCTCCACCCCTACTGCCCCATCTTTCGCCTGGGTGACATCACCAGGCGAGCTGGATACAAATTCCAGGACATGAACACATAT GGAGCCTCCATTGGCATTATGATAGAGTGGAACTGTGACCTTGACAAAAGCTACTCTGAATGCAATCCACAATACCACTTCATTCGCATGGACATAAtctcaaacaaaacagttgCAATGGGATTTAACTTCAG ACACACTCGGTATTTCAGAAATGCCGCTGGTGAGATGTATCGAACTCTGTTCAAAGTCTATGGTATCCGATTTAACATCATGGTGCATGGAAAG GCAGGGAAGTTCAGCATCATCCCAACAGCCATCAGTGTTGCTTCAGGACTGGCTTTGATGGGTGCC CAGGGAGCTTTCGTCTGCGACATCGTTCTTCTCTACCTATTAAAGAAGAGCAACTCATATCGGAACATGAAGTTTGAAGGATTCAG aaataatAAGAAATCAGCATCTGAAGACAACGGTGTGGAAGACAGAACAGAGAATGAGAATCTGAGCTTGTAA
- the LOC124059948 gene encoding P2X purinoceptor 5-like isoform X1, with the protein MVVAASSCCGDVFQHKGLGNWWVFISKKGYQETDESIQSSVTTKLKGVSVTNTTESGLLVWGPEDYVIPPQGEALLFVVTNFLETPNQKLGYCAENLNVLGGRCGDDEDCKEGKIVELGHGIMSGRCLRKDENSTGSCEIYSWCPTERRFTPQKSMLTNAENFTIYIKNFISFPKFTFSKSNVLETTDRSYLKKCRYDEKLHPYCPIFRLGDITRRAGYKFQDMNTYGASIGIMIEWNCDLDKSYSECNPQYHFIRMDIISNKTVAMGFNFRHTRYFRNAAGEMYRTLFKVYGIRFNIMVHGKAGKFSIIPTAISVASGLALMGAQGAFVCDIVLLYLLKKSNSYRNMKFEGFRNNKKSASEDNGVEDRTENENLSL; encoded by the exons atggtggtggcagcatcatcatgctgtggggatgtttttcagcacaAGGGACTGGGAAACTG GTGGGTTTTTATTAGCAAGAAGGGCTACCAAGAGACAGACGAGTCCATTCAGAGTTCTGTCACAACTAAACTGAAGGGAGTCTCGGTGACTAACACTACTGAGTCTGGGCTGCTGGTTTGGGGGCCGGAGGATTATGTCATCCCACCACAG GGTGAAGCTCTTCTGTTTGTGGTAACCAATTTCTTAGAGACGCCAAACCAGAAGCTGGGATACTGTGCTGAG AACCTCAATGTGCTGGGAGGCCGCTGTGGAGATGACGAGGACTGTAAAGAAGGAAAGATAGTAGAGCTTGGTCATG GAATTATGAGTGGCCGATGCTTAAGGAAAGATGAAAACTCCACTGGTAGCTGTGAAATCTACAGCTGGTGTCCCACTGAAAGAAGGTTCACACCACA gaaatctATGCTGACGAATGCTGAAAACTTCACCATCTACATCAAGAATTTTATCTCTTTTCCCAAATTCACATTCTCAAA GTCTAATGTTCTTGAAACGACTGACCGCTCCTATTTGAAGAAATGCCGATACGATGAGAAGCTCCACCCCTACTGCCCCATCTTTCGCCTGGGTGACATCACCAGGCGAGCTGGATACAAATTCCAGGACATGAACACATAT GGAGCCTCCATTGGCATTATGATAGAGTGGAACTGTGACCTTGACAAAAGCTACTCTGAATGCAATCCACAATACCACTTCATTCGCATGGACATAAtctcaaacaaaacagttgCAATGGGATTTAACTTCAG ACACACTCGGTATTTCAGAAATGCCGCTGGTGAGATGTATCGAACTCTGTTCAAAGTCTATGGTATCCGATTTAACATCATGGTGCATGGAAAG GCAGGGAAGTTCAGCATCATCCCAACAGCCATCAGTGTTGCTTCAGGACTGGCTTTGATGGGTGCC CAGGGAGCTTTCGTCTGCGACATCGTTCTTCTCTACCTATTAAAGAAGAGCAACTCATATCGGAACATGAAGTTTGAAGGATTCAG aaataatAAGAAATCAGCATCTGAAGACAACGGTGTGGAAGACAGAACAGAGAATGAGAATCTGAGCTTGTAA
- the LOC124059948 gene encoding P2X purinoceptor 5-like isoform X2, translating into MVVAASSCCGDVFQHKGLGNWWVFISKKGYQETDESIQSSVTTKLKGVSVTNTTESGLLVWGPEDYVIPPQGEALLFVVTNFLETPNQKLGYCAENLNVLGGRCGDDEDCKEGKIVELGHGIMSGRCLRKDENSTGSCEIYSWCPTERRFTPQKSMLTNAENFTIYIKNFISFPKFTFSKSNVLETTDRSYLKKCRYDEKLHPYCPIFRLGDITRRAGYKFQDMNTYGASIGIMIEWNCDLDKSYSECNPQYHFIRMDIISNKTVAMGFNFRHTRYFRNAAGEMYRTLFKVYGIRFNIMVHGKAGKFSIIPTAISVASGLALMGAGAFVCDIVLLYLLKKSNSYRNMKFEGFRNNKKSASEDNGVEDRTENENLSL; encoded by the exons atggtggtggcagcatcatcatgctgtggggatgtttttcagcacaAGGGACTGGGAAACTG GTGGGTTTTTATTAGCAAGAAGGGCTACCAAGAGACAGACGAGTCCATTCAGAGTTCTGTCACAACTAAACTGAAGGGAGTCTCGGTGACTAACACTACTGAGTCTGGGCTGCTGGTTTGGGGGCCGGAGGATTATGTCATCCCACCACAG GGTGAAGCTCTTCTGTTTGTGGTAACCAATTTCTTAGAGACGCCAAACCAGAAGCTGGGATACTGTGCTGAG AACCTCAATGTGCTGGGAGGCCGCTGTGGAGATGACGAGGACTGTAAAGAAGGAAAGATAGTAGAGCTTGGTCATG GAATTATGAGTGGCCGATGCTTAAGGAAAGATGAAAACTCCACTGGTAGCTGTGAAATCTACAGCTGGTGTCCCACTGAAAGAAGGTTCACACCACA gaaatctATGCTGACGAATGCTGAAAACTTCACCATCTACATCAAGAATTTTATCTCTTTTCCCAAATTCACATTCTCAAA GTCTAATGTTCTTGAAACGACTGACCGCTCCTATTTGAAGAAATGCCGATACGATGAGAAGCTCCACCCCTACTGCCCCATCTTTCGCCTGGGTGACATCACCAGGCGAGCTGGATACAAATTCCAGGACATGAACACATAT GGAGCCTCCATTGGCATTATGATAGAGTGGAACTGTGACCTTGACAAAAGCTACTCTGAATGCAATCCACAATACCACTTCATTCGCATGGACATAAtctcaaacaaaacagttgCAATGGGATTTAACTTCAG ACACACTCGGTATTTCAGAAATGCCGCTGGTGAGATGTATCGAACTCTGTTCAAAGTCTATGGTATCCGATTTAACATCATGGTGCATGGAAAG GCAGGGAAGTTCAGCATCATCCCAACAGCCATCAGTGTTGCTTCAGGACTGGCTTTGATGGGTGCC GGAGCTTTCGTCTGCGACATCGTTCTTCTCTACCTATTAAAGAAGAGCAACTCATATCGGAACATGAAGTTTGAAGGATTCAG aaataatAAGAAATCAGCATCTGAAGACAACGGTGTGGAAGACAGAACAGAGAATGAGAATCTGAGCTTGTAA
- the ly6d gene encoding lymphocyte antigen 6D, with amino-acid sequence MKVLLLTLLLLLCSTQVLTLRCYTCDGDNDHICKIETDCPTSAQYCQTIESGGEIVSRTCEDICAEDMFTSCCENDLCEN; translated from the exons ATGAAAGTCCTGCTTCTcacactcctgctgctgctgtgcagcaCTCAAG TGCTCACGCTCAGATGCTACACCTGTGATGGTGACAACGACCACATCTGTAAGATAGAGAcagattgtccaacatcagctCAGTACTGCCAGACCATTGAGTCAG GTGGTGAAATTGTCTCTCGAACATGTGAGGATATCTGTGCTGAGGACATGTTCACATCATGTTGCGAGAATGACCTTTGCGAGAACTGA